A stretch of the uncultured Trichococcus sp. genome encodes the following:
- a CDS encoding ABC transporter ATP-binding protein, producing the protein MLSLKDITKKYKDKLIFQNADFEAAPGEIVLLMGESGIGKSTFLDIIAGIKRFDSGKYYYQNQEVFPKNDEQMSAFRNQTIGYILQDFALIDDYSVLENIILPSFYNAAMDTEAAKERARYLSDKFDLTEILPSKVKNISGGQKQRVAIVRSLILDPPIILADEPTTNLDAKNFDFVMETFKEAAHKGKMIIIATHDERILNIADKVYQVENCRLIV; encoded by the coding sequence ATGCTTAGCCTAAAGGACATTACAAAAAAATACAAAGATAAACTAATCTTTCAAAACGCTGATTTTGAAGCTGCACCAGGCGAAATAGTATTGCTTATGGGCGAATCAGGGATTGGCAAGTCCACTTTTCTTGATATTATCGCTGGTATAAAAAGATTTGATTCAGGAAAATATTATTATCAAAACCAAGAAGTCTTTCCCAAAAATGACGAACAGATGAGTGCATTCAGAAATCAAACGATAGGCTATATATTGCAGGACTTTGCTTTAATAGATGACTACAGTGTTCTGGAAAACATCATTTTGCCTTCATTTTATAATGCAGCTATGGATACGGAAGCGGCAAAAGAAAGAGCCAGATATTTGTCGGATAAATTTGATTTAACAGAAATCCTCCCTAGCAAAGTAAAGAATATTTCTGGCGGTCAAAAGCAACGGGTTGCGATAGTCCGAAGTCTGATTTTGGACCCACCCATTATCTTAGCTGACGAACCCACTACGAATTTAGATGCGAAAAATTTTGATTTTGTCATGGAAACTTTCAAAGAAGCGGCACATAAAGGGAAAATGATCATCATTGCAACACATGATGAACGTATTCTGAATATAGCGGATAAGGTTTATCAAGTTGAAAACTGTAGATTGATTGTCTGA
- a CDS encoding helix-turn-helix domain-containing protein, whose translation MLLGEKLKETRQNKGLSQSTVADHLNISRQSISKWENNSSYPDLDNLVRLSEYYEISIDDLLKENQGLKTKIAENNFKIKASQQQLDHIRSGYERDEGLALLIISLIGCLVTPLGILIAPIVLKRNKATNTFHRGVIMASVVCFLVSLWGGYALLSTIFHWGAPPTVEYMGS comes from the coding sequence ATGTTACTAGGAGAAAAATTGAAGGAAACGCGGCAGAACAAGGGGCTTTCCCAAAGTACAGTAGCTGATCATCTGAATATTAGCCGCCAGTCCATATCCAAATGGGAAAATAATAGCAGCTACCCTGATTTGGATAATCTGGTCCGCTTAAGTGAGTATTATGAAATCTCGATAGATGACCTCTTGAAGGAAAATCAAGGATTAAAAACAAAGATAGCCGAGAATAATTTTAAAATTAAGGCTTCCCAACAACAGCTCGACCATATCCGGTCTGGTTACGAACGGGACGAGGGATTGGCTTTATTAATTATTTCTCTCATTGGCTGTTTAGTCACACCTTTAGGAATCCTGATTGCGCCGATTGTGCTAAAAAGAAACAAAGCAACAAACACTTTCCATAGAGGAGTGATTATGGCTTCTGTAGTTTGCTTTTTAGTTAGTCTTTGGGGAGGTTATGCTCTGCTCAGCACCATTTTTCATTGGGGAGCACCTCCCACAGTAGAATATATGGGTAGCTAA
- a CDS encoding helix-turn-helix transcriptional regulator — protein MLLGERLKETRQKKGVSQSTVAEHLNISRQSISKWENNSSYPDLDNLVRLSEYYEVTVDDLLKENQGLKKKIEENNEKIKDSQKKLAYIQMNGERDEGLVLLMLNLLSCLIAPLGLFITPIILKRNKATNTFYKLVFVAGVVSLLVNSFGLYAHLGNLFHWGGPSSVEYLGNQ, from the coding sequence ATGTTATTAGGAGAACGATTGAAAGAAACCCGCCAAAAGAAAGGCGTATCGCAGAGCACAGTTGCTGAACACCTAAATATTAGCCGTCAGTCCATCTCTAAGTGGGAAAACAACAGCAGCTATCCAGACCTGGACAATCTCGTACGATTGAGTGAATATTATGAAGTCACTGTTGATGATCTTTTGAAAGAAAATCAAGGGCTAAAAAAAAAAATAGAGGAAAACAACGAAAAGATTAAAGACTCCCAAAAGAAATTGGCCTATATCCAAATGAATGGTGAGCGGGATGAAGGATTGGTGCTGCTGATGCTTAATCTTCTCAGTTGTTTGATTGCGCCATTAGGTTTGTTTATCACTCCAATTATCCTGAAAAGAAACAAAGCAACAAACACCTTCTATAAACTGGTGTTTGTTGCGGGAGTGGTCAGTCTCTTGGTCAACTCATTCGGTTTGTATGCGCACTTAGGCAATCTATTCCACTGGGGCGGCCCCTCCAGCGTAGAGTATCTAGGAAATCAATAG
- a CDS encoding arsenic metallochaperone ArsD family protein, with amino-acid sequence MDIEYYVFDKMNVQSEKVEVAIEIMRSLSMYKDLFKDSNNYFLYSLIHSQKEFKENKDVWNLIETHGMDILPIVCIDKKIYKTKDVLSVEEMGALTNSAISYQIDDTSS; translated from the coding sequence ATGGATATTGAATATTATGTGTTTGACAAAATGAACGTACAGTCTGAAAAAGTGGAAGTAGCTATTGAAATAATGCGTTCGCTAAGCATGTACAAAGACTTATTTAAAGATTCCAATAATTATTTTCTGTATTCTTTAATACATTCGCAAAAAGAATTTAAAGAAAATAAAGATGTTTGGAATTTAATAGAGACGCATGGAATGGATATCTTGCCTATTGTTTGTATAGACAAGAAAATATACAAAACAAAAGATGTTTTAAGTGTAGAGGAAATGGGAGCGCTGACGAATAGTGCCATTTCTTATCAAATAGATGATACAAGTTCTTGA
- a CDS encoding DUF3139 domain-containing protein, translating into MHQSSSTYAKERIDIKKLKTGWVALGVLSLLITGFYVYEFPLKSYIAQQNLYELLEGKEGIAEEDIQIQKIRKDYKSARSGYVIYFNVKESPLDYCYDYSFKVDDWIMGYVSEGTIYSTDKIIFREE; encoded by the coding sequence ATGCATCAGAGCAGCAGCACCTATGCAAAGGAGAGGATTGACATCAAAAAGCTAAAAACTGGATGGGTTGCACTCGGAGTCTTGAGTTTATTGATAACGGGATTCTATGTTTATGAATTTCCTTTGAAAAGCTATATCGCGCAACAAAATCTCTATGAGTTGCTGGAGGGAAAAGAAGGGATTGCGGAAGAAGATATTCAGATACAGAAAATTCGGAAAGATTACAAGAGTGCCCGAAGCGGCTATGTAATTTACTTTAACGTTAAGGAGAGTCCCTTAGATTATTGTTATGACTATTCTTTTAAAGTTGATGATTGGATAATGGGATACGTTTCTGAAGGGACGATTTATTCGACTGATAAAATTATTTTCAGAGAGGAGTAA
- a CDS encoding DUF3021 family protein, with protein sequence MKLFLKGLIRGTLPFAVMLSMYAWNNFQGRAADAKAFLFYGFMALFLGLASIIYELKQWSFRKQIMVHYLTMLVTVFPLLLLSGYHKTNSFGAIFHVFLLFNKVGVILFVTTALIARVRNSLMNLK encoded by the coding sequence ATGAAGCTTTTCTTAAAAGGATTGATCAGGGGAACTCTGCCCTTTGCTGTTATGTTGTCGATGTATGCATGGAATAATTTTCAGGGAAGAGCAGCCGATGCCAAGGCTTTTCTTTTTTATGGATTCATGGCCTTGTTCTTGGGACTGGCAAGCATCATATATGAGTTAAAACAGTGGAGCTTCCGCAAGCAGATTATGGTTCATTATTTGACGATGCTGGTTACGGTTTTTCCATTGCTGTTGCTGAGTGGGTATCATAAGACCAACTCTTTTGGAGCTATTTTCCATGTATTTCTACTGTTCAACAAGGTTGGTGTTATTCTTTTTGTAACCACTGCCCTTATTGCCAGAGTACGCAATAGCCTTATGAATTTGAAGTAA
- the map gene encoding type I methionyl aminopeptidase — MIAKTEEDFNGLKEIGGICGAIRDEMVKATKPGITTKELDDIAKELFEKAGAQSAPKGEYDFPGYTCISVNEEVAHGIPSDRIIEEGDLVNIDVSGSKNGYFADTGISFVVGQGDVVLQKICDVAKEAFDAGLVKVKPGAKTSNLGKTVHNVAKRHGLTVIKNLTGHGVGRAIHEAPDHIFNYYSRWDDEILKEGMVIAFEPFISTFEEEVFQVEDDDWTFFTEESMVAQYEHTIIVTKEGPIITTL; from the coding sequence ATGATTGCAAAGACGGAAGAGGATTTTAACGGATTAAAAGAAATTGGCGGCATTTGTGGAGCAATCCGGGATGAAATGGTGAAAGCCACAAAACCCGGCATCACCACTAAAGAGCTTGATGATATCGCGAAGGAGCTTTTTGAAAAAGCAGGAGCGCAATCGGCACCAAAAGGGGAATACGATTTCCCTGGATATACGTGCATCAGCGTGAATGAAGAAGTGGCGCACGGGATTCCGAGCGATCGGATCATTGAGGAAGGGGACCTTGTGAATATCGATGTTTCGGGCTCCAAAAACGGGTATTTTGCGGACACCGGCATTTCCTTTGTAGTTGGGCAGGGCGATGTCGTTCTGCAGAAAATATGTGATGTTGCCAAAGAAGCATTCGACGCGGGACTTGTGAAAGTAAAGCCGGGCGCAAAAACAAGCAATCTCGGAAAAACGGTGCATAACGTGGCGAAACGCCATGGCTTGACGGTCATCAAAAACCTGACCGGACACGGTGTCGGACGCGCAATCCACGAAGCACCGGATCATATCTTCAATTACTACTCGCGCTGGGATGACGAAATTCTGAAAGAGGGCATGGTCATCGCCTTCGAGCCCTTCATTTCAACATTCGAAGAGGAAGTTTTCCAAGTTGAAGATGACGACTGGACCTTCTTTACAGAAGAAAGCATGGTCGCCCAATACGAACATACGATTATTGTGACGAAGGAAGGCCCGATCATCACCACGCTTTAA
- a CDS encoding EamA family transporter, with translation MFIQEREGKNAKDKKSGSTICFYYSASMGVGICFYKNRADLLYRRSDRRSSLCDRLSIIYSNRNFLQNWISGKKDFPKFLLAGVLGFALYMITFNQASKSLTAATGSVVIASAPILTALFARIIFKEKIRPLGWLAIAVEFSGILVLILWSGILSVNAGILWMFGAAVCISSYNLLQRSLLKKYSPLQATAYSVFAGTLFLLVYLPDAAIQFGNAPLYQLLVMGFMGVFPSALAYMLWAKALTMAQKISDVTNYMFVTPLLAALMGFLIMGEIPTLATCVGGLMIFAGLLLFKKSNA, from the coding sequence TTGTTTATTCAAGAACGCGAAGGGAAAAATGCAAAAGACAAAAAATCAGGCTCAACTATATGCTTTTATTACAGTGCTTCTATGGGCGTCGGCATTTGTTTTTACAAAAATCGCGCTGACTTACTATACCGCAGAAGCGATAGGCGTTCTTCGTTATGTGATCGCCTCTCTATTATTTATAGCAATCGGAATTTTTTACAAAATTGGATTTCCGGAAAAAAGGATTTCCCTAAATTCCTGCTAGCCGGTGTTTTAGGTTTTGCGCTATATATGATCACCTTCAACCAAGCATCCAAATCGCTGACAGCAGCAACGGGAAGTGTTGTCATCGCATCGGCACCTATCCTGACTGCTCTGTTCGCCCGGATCATTTTCAAGGAAAAAATCAGACCCTTAGGCTGGCTCGCGATTGCAGTGGAGTTCAGCGGCATTCTGGTTTTGATCTTATGGAGCGGCATCCTTTCAGTGAATGCAGGCATATTATGGATGTTTGGAGCAGCTGTCTGCATCAGCAGCTATAATCTTCTGCAACGTTCTTTACTGAAAAAATATTCTCCCTTACAAGCGACGGCTTACAGCGTATTTGCCGGAACGCTATTCCTGTTGGTGTATTTACCGGATGCGGCGATACAATTCGGCAATGCCCCTCTCTATCAGTTGTTGGTGATGGGTTTCATGGGTGTGTTCCCAAGCGCACTCGCGTATATGTTGTGGGCAAAAGCACTAACAATGGCGCAAAAAATAAGCGATGTAACGAATTATATGTTTGTTACCCCATTATTGGCCGCTTTGATGGGCTTCCTGATAATGGGCGAAATCCCTACATTGGCGACATGTGTTGGTGGGTTGATGATATTTGCAGGATTGCTCCTATTTAAAAAATCAAATGCATGA
- a CDS encoding thioredoxin family protein → MDKSERQKMYTYFSFQPAVGVTISIALVFYYFFVGAPRTWNSTLYILVPTVTLFLIYFLLRLFLGQKITMSPKIRTITTIWTISLALFLGMFVMFKPNLEIEKITLNDIEEISEVFNKDGYYLIYSADSCVYCQKMKPVYEASFFRFNKDENVYIVDLSAVQVQDERLSELDVSKIPSLRQYSKGEETKRIDGVKSLEEINQFVDGEG, encoded by the coding sequence ATGGATAAGTCAGAAAGACAAAAAATGTATACCTATTTTTCATTTCAGCCAGCAGTAGGAGTAACAATATCCATCGCTTTGGTATTCTACTATTTTTTTGTTGGTGCTCCGAGAACTTGGAACAGCACACTTTATATTCTGGTCCCCACTGTCACCCTATTTTTAATTTATTTTCTACTACGGCTATTTCTGGGTCAAAAGATTACTATGTCTCCCAAAATAAGAACTATAACCACTATTTGGACAATCTCCTTAGCTTTGTTTCTTGGTATGTTTGTCATGTTTAAGCCTAATCTCGAGATAGAAAAAATCACATTAAATGATATTGAAGAGATTAGTGAAGTTTTTAACAAAGATGGCTACTATTTAATTTACAGTGCAGATAGCTGTGTATATTGCCAAAAAATGAAACCAGTTTATGAAGCCTCTTTCTTTCGATTCAATAAAGACGAAAATGTTTATATTGTCGATTTATCAGCTGTCCAAGTACAGGATGAGCGATTAAGTGAATTGGATGTTTCAAAGATCCCTTCATTGCGGCAATATTCCAAGGGGGAAGAGACAAAGCGTATAGATGGAGTTAAGAGCCTCGAAGAGATAAATCAATTTGTGGATGGTGAAGGGTAA
- a CDS encoding aminopeptidase P family protein, whose amino-acid sequence MLNKKITLESIPEPQVFERVAPTFLNAETIAERKQKLLQRMSEENFEALIIYADKEHASNFEYLTGFIPRFEEGLLVVENPEKFTLILGNENLKLCAHARVPADLIHYPQFSLPNQPMENEKTLESIFLDLGIAKKKRVGVIGWKMFTTKQSDPSTLFDVPYFIVDALKNTIPTECELVNGAYVMIGDNGVRTTNNANEIAHYEYGANLSSRCMLRAMNAIEPGCKETEIGNLLNADGQYNSVVTIAAAGQRFELANIYPTHKEIQLGEPMSLTTGFKGGLSSRTGFVVEQAEQLPDTQRDYLEAVAKPYFAAVVSWLENIKVGMAGNELYQLIEDVFPKSKYHWHLNPGHLTADEEWMSSPIYADSSEKLKSGMILQIDIIPSVPGYTGVSAEECVAIADENLQHEIQKSYPELWERISVRRDYLTNVLNINLSADVLPLSNTVAYLRPFYLAKEKAFKIE is encoded by the coding sequence ATGCTGAACAAAAAAATTACATTAGAGAGTATACCCGAGCCGCAAGTGTTCGAGCGTGTCGCCCCTACTTTTTTAAATGCTGAAACGATTGCTGAACGGAAACAAAAACTGTTGCAGAGAATGAGTGAAGAAAACTTTGAAGCTTTGATTATTTATGCGGATAAAGAGCATGCAAGCAATTTTGAATATTTAACCGGTTTTATTCCCCGTTTTGAAGAAGGTCTGCTAGTTGTCGAAAATCCAGAGAAATTTACTTTGATTCTTGGCAATGAGAACTTAAAACTATGTGCGCATGCACGTGTTCCGGCCGATTTGATCCATTACCCACAGTTCTCATTGCCTAACCAGCCGATGGAGAATGAAAAAACACTTGAATCCATATTCCTTGATTTGGGTATCGCCAAAAAGAAACGGGTCGGTGTGATCGGCTGGAAAATGTTTACGACGAAGCAAAGCGATCCGTCCACACTGTTTGATGTACCGTATTTTATTGTAGATGCCCTCAAAAATACCATCCCAACAGAGTGTGAGTTAGTTAATGGTGCGTATGTGATGATTGGGGATAACGGAGTCCGGACCACGAATAACGCCAACGAAATCGCGCATTACGAATATGGCGCTAACCTGTCTTCGCGCTGTATGTTACGTGCCATGAATGCTATTGAACCGGGCTGCAAAGAAACAGAAATCGGAAATTTGTTGAACGCCGATGGGCAGTACAATTCAGTCGTCACGATTGCGGCAGCAGGGCAGCGCTTTGAACTTGCCAATATATATCCCACTCATAAAGAAATTCAGTTGGGCGAGCCTATGTCCCTGACCACCGGATTCAAAGGTGGTTTATCCAGTCGAACCGGGTTTGTGGTTGAGCAAGCAGAGCAACTTCCGGATACGCAAAGAGATTATTTGGAAGCCGTAGCAAAACCGTATTTTGCAGCTGTAGTCAGTTGGCTGGAAAACATAAAAGTTGGAATGGCCGGAAATGAATTGTACCAGCTTATTGAGGATGTATTCCCTAAAAGCAAATATCATTGGCATTTGAATCCAGGGCATCTGACAGCGGATGAAGAATGGATGTCCTCCCCAATCTATGCAGATTCTTCTGAGAAACTGAAAAGCGGCATGATTCTGCAGATCGATATCATCCCATCGGTACCTGGGTATACCGGAGTGAGTGCCGAAGAGTGCGTTGCTATAGCTGATGAAAACCTCCAGCATGAAATACAAAAATCCTATCCGGAATTATGGGAACGGATTTCTGTCAGAAGGGACTATTTAACAAATGTATTGAATATCAATCTAAGTGCGGATGTGTTGCCATTATCCAACACAGTCGCGTATTTACGCCCATTCTATTTAGCGAAGGAAAAAGCTTTTAAGATAGAATAA
- a CDS encoding EamA family transporter codes for MQKTKNQTQIYAFVTVLLWASAFVFTKIALTYYTAEAIGVLRYVIASLLFIVIGVFQKIGLPEKKDIPKFLLAGALGFSLYMITFNQASKSLTTATGSVVIASAPILTALFAWMIFKERIRSLGWVAIIIEFIGILILTLWNGILSVNAGIFWMFGAAVCISGYNLLQRSLLKKYSALQSTAYSVLAGTLFLLWYLPDAAVQFGNAPLQQLLVMIFLGVFPSALAYMLWAKALMLAQKTSEVTNYMFVTPLLAALMGFLIMGEIPALSTWLGGLMIFAGLLLFKKANT; via the coding sequence ATGCAAAAGACAAAAAATCAGACACAAATCTATGCCTTTGTTACAGTGCTGCTGTGGGCATCGGCATTTGTTTTCACAAAAATCGCGCTGACTTACTACACGGCAGAAGCGATAGGCGTTCTCCGTTATGTGATCGCTTCGCTATTATTCATTGTAATCGGGGTTTTCCAAAAAATTGGATTGCCGGAGAAAAAAGATATCCCTAAATTCCTGCTGGCCGGTGCTTTAGGGTTTTCGCTCTATATGATCACCTTCAACCAGGCTTCAAAATCGCTGACGACCGCAACAGGCAGTGTTGTCATCGCCTCCGCGCCTATCTTGACAGCCCTGTTTGCTTGGATGATATTCAAGGAACGAATCCGCTCGCTGGGATGGGTCGCAATCATCATTGAATTCATCGGAATACTGATTTTGACATTATGGAATGGTATCCTTTCGGTGAACGCAGGTATTTTCTGGATGTTTGGCGCAGCCGTCTGCATCAGTGGCTATAATCTGCTGCAACGTTCCTTGTTGAAAAAATACTCTGCCTTACAATCAACAGCTTACAGCGTTTTGGCTGGAACCCTGTTTCTGCTGTGGTATTTACCGGATGCGGCGGTCCAATTCGGCAATGCCCCACTTCAGCAGTTGCTGGTGATGATTTTTCTGGGCGTATTCCCCAGTGCACTTGCGTATATGTTGTGGGCAAAAGCGCTGATGCTCGCACAAAAAACAAGCGAGGTAACGAATTACATGTTTGTTACGCCATTGCTGGCCGCTTTGATGGGCTTCCTCATAATGGGAGAGATCCCTGCATTGTCGACATGGTTGGGCGGCCTGATGATCTTTGCCGGCTTGTTGCTGTTCAAAAAAGCCAATACGTGA
- the msrA gene encoding peptide-methionine (S)-S-oxide reductase MsrA — protein MSKEIATLAGGCFWCMLEPFDERPGIESVVSGYTGGFKENPTYEEVKAGGTGHTEAIQITFDNSVISYGELLDIYWQQTDPTDAMGQFMDRGSSYRPEIFYHSETQKEIAERSKEELKDKLAIAATIVTQISPASIFYPAEEYHQDFYKKEGNHERMIPLEEDRQNRLNEVWGEADKHEKNI, from the coding sequence ATGTCCAAAGAAATTGCAACGCTTGCCGGAGGATGTTTCTGGTGCATGCTTGAACCGTTTGATGAAAGACCTGGAATCGAGTCCGTTGTTTCCGGCTATACTGGCGGTTTCAAAGAAAATCCGACGTATGAGGAAGTGAAGGCAGGAGGAACCGGGCACACAGAGGCGATCCAGATCACTTTTGATAATAGTGTGATTTCCTATGGGGAGTTGCTGGATATTTATTGGCAACAAACGGATCCGACAGATGCCATGGGACAGTTCATGGACCGCGGCTCGTCGTACCGTCCGGAAATCTTTTATCACTCGGAAACACAGAAAGAAATTGCGGAACGCTCAAAAGAGGAGCTGAAAGATAAGCTGGCAATCGCTGCAACGATCGTCACGCAAATTTCACCTGCAAGCATCTTTTATCCTGCGGAAGAGTACCATCAGGATTTTTATAAAAAAGAGGGAAATCATGAGCGAATGATCCCTTTGGAAGAAGACAGGCAAAATCGCTTAAACGAAGTATGGGGAGAGGCGGACAAACATGAAAAAAATATTTAA